The Leptodactylus fuscus isolate aLepFus1 chromosome 3, aLepFus1.hap2, whole genome shotgun sequence genome has a segment encoding these proteins:
- the EPCAM gene encoding epithelial cell adhesion molecule encodes MKTFIVASLLCCIVVIQAQSQDCKCYSHYDGKCNSGGGVGQPCQCTLQIGPDTRPADCEKLIPKCLLMKKESLGTKAGRRVRPAGALIDNDGLYNPDCEDNGSFKARQCNGTEMCWCVNSAGVRRTEKADKASKTCPELVRTFWVIVQMKRNNTDAVSIQDLETAIRKVITERYRLPAKYIKKVEFEENLIYVDLMQNSTEKVPGEVDIADVGYYMEKDIKGDSIIASTSPFTIPVNGKNFLVQEPLIMYIDEKPHELSMKRLTAGVIAVIVVVVVAIVAGIIVLVLTRRKRGKYEKAEMKEMNEVQKELNS; translated from the exons ATGAAGACCTTCATTGTAGCCTCCTTATTGTGCTGTATCGTCGTCATACAGGCTCAAAGTCAAG ACTGCAAGTGCTACTCCCATTATGATGGCAAATGTAACAGCGGTGGTGGTGTTGGGCAGCCCTGCCAGTGCACCCTTCAGATAGGTCCAGACACCAGGCCCGCAGACTGTGAGAAAT TGATTCCTAAATGCTTGCTAATGAAAAAGGAAAGTCTTGGCACCAAAGCTGGAAGAAGAGTAAGACCTGCAGGTGCCCTGATTGACAATGACGGCCTCTACAACCCCGACTGTGAAGACAATGGTAGCTTCAAAGCAAGGCAGTGCAATGGTACAGAGATGTGCTGGTGCGTCAACTCCGCTGGGGTTAGAAGAACTGAGAAGGCGGACAAAGCATCAAAGACCTGTCCTGAACTTGTTAGGACTTT CTGGGTAATTGTTCAAATGAAGCGCAATAACACGGATGCGGTGTCCATCCAAGACTTGGAAAC GGCAATAAGAAAGGTGATAACAGAACGCTACAGGCTGCCTGCTAAATACATCAAAAAAGTTGAG TTTGAAGAGAACTTGATCTACGTTGACTTGATGCAAAATTCCACTGAGAAAGTTCCCGGTGAAGTAGACATTGCAGATGTCGGCTACTACATGGAGAAAGAT ATCAAGGGAGACAGCATCATTGCTTCCACCAGTCCATTCACCATCCCAGTCAATGGAAAGAACTTCTTGGTTCAGGAACCTCTTATCATGTACATCGATGAGAAGCCTCATGAACTGTCCATGAAACGCCTGACTGCCGGTGTCATCGCTGTCATTGTCGTTGTGGTTGTTGCTATTGTTGCAGGAATAATAGTATTG GTCCTCACAAGAAGAAAGAGGGGCAAATATGAGAAGGCAGAG ATGAAGGAGATGAATGAAGTGCAGAAAGAACTCAACTCTTAA